In Lodderomyces elongisporus chromosome 1, complete sequence, a genomic segment contains:
- the AQY1 gene encoding Aquaporin-1: MTAAGSIAEPTPNEIEAQRPLYEPEYDGTVTNSDLKNHLIAFLGEFFGTFIFLWTAFVIAQIANEDPTIPEPGQGSDPMQLIMISFGFGFGVMMGVFMFFRVSGGNLNPAVTLTLMLARAVPPVRGVVMWIAQMIAGMAAAGAASAMTPGEIKFTNGLGGGASRSRGVFLEAFGTFILCFTVLMMAVEKSRATFMAPFVIGISLMLGHLICVYYTGAGLNPARSFGPCIAAKSFPDYHWIYWVGPILGAVLAWGVWRLLTFLGYKYCNPGQDSDE; this comes from the coding sequence aTGACAGCTGCTGGATCTATCGCTGAACCCACCCCAAACGAAATTGAGGCACAACGTCCCCTTTATGAACCAGAGTACGACGGAACAGTTACAAACAGTGACCTCAAGAACCACTTGATTGCTTTCTTGGGTGAATTCTTTggtacttttattttcctctGGACCGCCTTTGTTATTGCCCAAATTGCAAATGAAGACCCAACTATTCCAGAACCAGGCCAAGGCTCGGACCCAATGCAACTCATTATGATttcatttggttttggttttggtgtCATGATGGGTGtatttatgttttttaGAGTTTCCGGTGGTAATCTCAACCCCGCAGTCACTTTGACCTTGATGCTCGCACGTGCAGTGCCTCCAGTTCGTGGTGTAGTGATGTGGATTGCACAAATGATTGCCGGTATggctgctgctggtgcCGCTTCTGCCATGACCCCAGGTGAAATCAAATTCACCAATGGCTTGGGCGGCGGTGCTTCAAGATCAAGAGGTGTGTTTTTAGAGGCGTTTGGTACCTTTATCTTGTGCTTTACCGTGTTGATGATGGCTGTTGAGAAGTCAAGAGCTACATTTATGGCCCCATTTGTTATTGGTATCTCGTTGATGTTGGGACACTTGATTTGTGTTTACTATACTGGTGCAGGCTTGAACCCAGCCAGATCATTTGGTCCATGTATCGCTGCTAAATCATTCCCAGACTACCACTGGATCTACTGGGTCGGACCTATTTTGGGTGCAGTCTTGGCATGGGGTGTTTGGAGATTGTTGACATTCTTGGGATACAAGTACTGTAACCCAGGCCAAGATTCTGACGAGTAA